The Nitrospirales bacterium genome includes a window with the following:
- a CDS encoding site-2 protease family protein, producing the protein MDALAPIINAISYGVLPLIFAMVLHEYAHGWVANHYGDPTARLAGRLTMNPLAHIDRVGTIIVPLLCFIMQTGFLFGWAKPVPINMRQLRNPRRDMALVAAAGPAMNLALAILSTLVLSVIVSADSFHTATGGMGGEKDLVDMILVPLTAMCVVSISINIVLMVFNLIPVPPLDGGRILTSLLPPASALTLSRVEPYGMFVILGILMIEPQVGVISTIIGSVRHFLLATVLPEQIF; encoded by the coding sequence ATGGATGCACTCGCTCCAATAATTAACGCCATTTCTTATGGCGTCTTACCGCTTATCTTTGCCATGGTGCTTCATGAATATGCCCATGGCTGGGTTGCCAACCACTACGGTGATCCAACCGCCCGTCTCGCCGGACGATTAACCATGAACCCGCTGGCCCACATCGACCGCGTGGGAACCATCATCGTTCCCCTTCTGTGTTTTATCATGCAGACAGGATTCTTATTCGGATGGGCCAAACCGGTCCCGATCAACATGCGGCAGTTACGGAATCCTCGACGGGACATGGCTTTGGTCGCTGCCGCAGGCCCTGCGATGAACCTGGCCTTGGCGATCCTCAGCACGCTCGTGTTAAGCGTGATTGTCTCTGCGGATTCGTTCCATACCGCGACAGGCGGCATGGGAGGAGAGAAGGATCTCGTTGACATGATCCTGGTTCCCCTTACGGCCATGTGTGTCGTTTCCATCTCGATTAACATCGTGTTGATGGTCTTTAACTTAATCCCAGTTCCGCCTCTTGATGGAGGACGCATTCTTACCAGTCTCCTGCCTCCGGCATCCGCATTGACGTTGAGTCGCGTGGAGCCGTATGGCATGTTTGTGATCCTTGGCATTCTCATGATAGAACCACAGGTTGGTGTTATTTCAACAATCATCGGGTCTGTTCGCCATTTTCTGCTGGCCACAGTCCTTCCCGAGCAAATTTTCTAA